A genomic region of Miscanthus floridulus cultivar M001 chromosome 3, ASM1932011v1, whole genome shotgun sequence contains the following coding sequences:
- the LOC136542059 gene encoding serine carboxypeptidase 1-like: MRSNNASSLFYALLIICAAALHADASQENQLRKFIRSRRDSHSDKGTFKVSSLLSTRFSDSEQSALKAADKITALPGQPDDVDFDQYSGYVTVDKENGRALFYYFVEAPQDASTKPLLLWLNGGPGCSSLGYGAMQELGPFRVNSDNKTLSRNKKAWNNVANVIFLESPAGVGYSYSNTSSDYDRSGDQRTANDAYLFLVNWLERFPEYKSRPFYISGESYAGHYVPELAATILIQNSYNSKTAINLRGILVGNPLLDWNMNFKGAVDYYWSHGLMSDEVFDNITRHCNFDNSDGVLCNGAVDAVDPGQIDPYNIYAPICVDAANGAYYPSGYLPGYDPCSDYYTYSYLNDPAVQKAFHARMTNWSACTNLHWKDSPISMVPTISWLVEKKLPVWIFSGDFDSVCPLPATRYSIHDLNLRITTPWRPWTVNKEVGGYVQQYKGGFIFASVRGAGHMVPSSQPERALVLLDSFLKGVLPPYVMEQ; encoded by the exons ATGAGGAGCAACAATGCTTCTTCTCTGTTTTACGCTTTGCTCATCATCTGCGCTGCTGCATTGCACGCAGATGCGTCCCAAGAGAATCAACTGCGAAAATTCATCAGGTCTAGGAGGGACAGTCATAGCGACAAGGGCACGTTTAAGGTGAGTAGCCTCCTGAGCACAAGGTTCTCCGACAGCGAACAGAGCGCCCTGAAGGCAGCTGACAAGATCACTGCGCTGCCGGGGCAACCAGACGACGTCGACTTCGACCAGTACAGCGGGTATGTGACCGTCGACAAGGAGAATGGCCGGGCACTCTTCTACTACTTCGTGGAGGCGCCGCAGGATGCCTCGACAAAGCCGCTCCTCCTGTGGCTTAACGGAG GGCCAGGATGCTCGTCGCTTGGCTACGGAGCAATGCAAGAACTCGGCCCGTTCCGTGTAAATAGCGACAACAAAACGCTGAGTAGAAACAAGAAAGCTTGGAACAATG TGGCTAATGTGATCTTCTTGGAATCGCCGGCGGGTGTCGGATACTCTTACTCCAACACATCCTCGGACTACGACCGCAGTGGAGACCAAAGGACTGCTAATGACGCGTATTTGTTTTTGGTTAATTGGCTGGAACGCTTCCCCGAATACAAAAGCCGTCCATTCTACATCTCCGGGGAGAGCTACGCCGGACATTACGTGCCTGAACTTGCTGCCACAATCCTAATCCAGAATTCCTACAACAGCAAGACGGCAATAAACCTACGGGGCATCTTG GTTGGAAATCCACTTCTGGATTGGAATATGAACTTCAAGGGTGCAGTTGACTACTACTGGAGCCATGGGTTGATGTCAGACGAGGTATTTGACAACATAACCAGGCACTGCAATTTTGACAATTCAGATGGTGTGCTATGCAATGGCGCTGTGGATGCGGTCGATCCTGGACAAATTGATCCTTACAACATCTATGCTCCAATCTGTGTTGACGCGGCCAACGGAGCATACTACCCCAGTGGCTAC TTACCTGGATATGATCCATGCAGCGATTATTACACCTATTCCTACCTCAATGACCCAGCAGTGCAGAAGGCCTTCCACGCTAGAATGACAAATTGGTCCGCATGCAC AAACTTGCACTGGAAAGATTCACCGATTTCCATGGTGCCAACAATCTCATGGCTAGTTGAGAAGAAGTTACCTGTCTGGATTTTTAG TGGCGATTTTGATTCCGTATGCCCACTTCCCGCAACGAGGTATTCTATCCATGATCTTAACCTTCGCATCACAACTCCATGGCGTCCGTGGACAGTAAACAAGGAG GTTGGAGGATATGTTCAACAATACAAGGGAGGATTCATATTTGCCTCTGTCAGAGGAGCTGGTCATATGGTTCCGTCCTCTCAACCCGAGAGAGCATTAGTATTATTGGACTCTTTTTTAAAAGGGGTGCTCCCACCGTACGTAATGGAGCAGTAA